In a single window of the Gossypium hirsutum isolate 1008001.06 chromosome A13, Gossypium_hirsutum_v2.1, whole genome shotgun sequence genome:
- the LOC107893463 gene encoding brassinosteroid-related acyltransferase 1, with product MATKKHDDHENYPTVLVTKTVTVHPKPLLHHPQQILHLSNLDRQCPMLMYVVFFYKPCFAYQNLSLGSIFNSLKSGLEETLSIWYPAAGRLSLNQADGKLNLWCNNGGAVLAEAVTTAKIIQLGDLSQYKEFFERLAYKPVFQGNFSQMPLIVAQITRFGCGGYSISIGASHSLFDGPATYDFLRAWASNSAILKEKRSTLQIYEPVHERGPLLVGTQHGQQQLTKLPESGSSAPTRGAAAIDHLHQLIKQALAGPDMKFGGSNFSNTGNSNLVLKTFHLSGAMIESLKIKVFGGESRGSFSFSSFELIAAHLWKARTKALGVKKGAMVCLQFAVDLRNKMVPPLPKGFSGNAFVLASIALTAEQLEGSSHEAIIEKIKQAKNSITNDYVIAYNKALDGGAAQGSLPPINELTLVSDWTRMPFHTIDFLHGEAAYVSPLLSPIPQVAYFMQNPNDLRGIGVRIGLPPQFLNAFSHYFLTNLQ from the exons ATGGCTACTAAAAAACATGATGATCATGAGAATTATCCAACTGTTTTGGTTACCAAGACAGTTACCGTACACCCAAAACCCTTGTTGCATCATCCACAACAGATTCTCCATCTTTCCAATTTGGACAGGCAGTGTCCGATGTTAATGTACGTCGTTTTCTTTTACAAACCTTGTTTTGCTTACCAGAACTTGTCTCTGGGCTCCATCTTCAACAGCTTGAAATCTGGGTTGGAAGAGACACTTTCTATATGGTATCCAGCTGCAGGTAGGTTGAGCTTGAACCAAGCTGATGGTAAGCTTAATCTTTGGTGCAATAATGGTGGTGCAGTTCTAGCTGAGGCAGTCACCACTGCGAAGATCATTCAACTTGGTGATCTTTCTCAGTACAAGGAATTCTTTGAGCGATTGGCTTACAAGCCTGTCTTTCAAGGGAACTTCTCGCAGatgcctttaattgttgctcag ATCACGAGGTTTGGGTGTGGAGGTTACTCGATCAGTATCGGTGCAAGCCACTCGTTGTTTGATGGACCAGCCACCTATGATTTTCTGCGTGCATGGGCTTCAAATTctgcaattttgaaagaaaagagaagcaCTTTGCAGATTTACGAACCTGTGCATGAGAGGGGGCCATTGTTGGTGGGTACTCAGCATGGTCAGCAGCAGCTCACAAAATTGCCTGAAAGTGGGAGCTCGGCGCCAACAAGGGGTGCAGCAGCCATAGATCATCTACATCAGTTGATAAAACAAGCTCTCGCTGGTCCAGATATGAAGTTTGGCGGCAGCAACTTTTCCAACACAGGGAACTCCAATCTTGTTCTCAAAACATTCCACCTTAGTGGTGCAATGATAGAAAGCTTAAAAATCAAGGTCTTTGGCGGTGAAAGCAGGGGTAgcttttcattttcttcctttgaACTCATTGCAGCTCACTTATGGAAG GCAAGGACTAAAGCATTAGGAGTAAAGAAAGGAGCAATGGTTTGCTTGCAATTCGCAGTGGACCTAAGGAACAAGATGGTGCCGCCATTGCCAAAAGGTTTTAGTGGCAACGCTTTTGTACTAGCTTCCATAGCCTTAACAGCCGAACAACTGGAAGGTAGTAGCCatgaagctatcatagagaagaTAAAGCAAGCCAAGAACTCGATTACCAACGACTACGTGATTGCATATAACAAAGCATTAGATGGAGGAGCTGCTCAGGGCAGTCTCCCACCAATCAATGAGCTAACCCTAGTCTCTGATTGGACAAGGATGCCATTCCACACCATTGATTTCCTACATGGAGAAGCAGCTTATGTATCTCCATTACTCTCTCCAATCCCTCAGGTCGCATATTTCATGCAGAATCCCAATGATTTGAGAGGCATCGGTGTGAGGATTGGTTTGCCACCTCAATTCTTGAATGCTTTCTCTCATTACTTCCTTACCAATTTGCAATAA
- the LOC107893462 gene encoding two-component response regulator ARR12 isoform X2: MTVEQIGSEGKDQFPIGMRVLAVDDDPTCLLLLGTLLRRCQYHVTTTSQAKTALKMLRENKNKFDLVISDVHMPDMDGFKLLEHVGLEMDLPVIMLSANGDTKLVMKGITHGACDYLLKPVRIEELQNIWQHVVRRKKKDRCNSGSKEKPHPDSGEAAGIGNVDNNGKLNKKRKDQNEDEDYERDENGHDNEDPSAQKKPRVVWSVELHRKFVAAVNQLGIDKAVPKKILELMNVEKLTRENVASHLQKFRLYLKRISCVANQQANMAAALGTADSAYLRMGSLNGLGNFHTLAGSDQLHNAAFRSFPPSGVLGRLNTPAGLGIRGLPSPGTIQLGHVQNSGNPTNDLSKLQSFVPGNHNTNILQGMPMSLELDRLQHNKSVGHIGELPTTDSTTVFPGSGNLVDARITGFSNNPLLGVTSNSLMLEGSSQQATSHTSVSAIGFQNGNALSDFTSIAPASNQLQDSKAGSQGQASPINCNAGQIIRSAPQEWNAPRKDAPYQSHASINSSIPINSAMIQLGQCLDRNNSIFHKTTDLDSVGPLNFVDPLSIKHGEGDNSIMEPSVIEKEGYLMFQPRPHGSHVPDNIGSLEDLASAMMKQADATVIL, from the exons atgacGGTAGAGCAGATAGGCAGTGAAGGCAAGGATCAGTTTCCAATTGGCATGCGAGTTTTGGCCGTTGACGATGACCCGACTTGCCTTTTACTGCTCGGAACTCTTCTTCGTCGATGCCAGTACCATG TTACCACAACAAGCCAAGCTAAAACAGCATTGAAGATGTTAAGAGAAAACAAGAACAAGTTTGACTTGGTTATCAGCGATGTTCACATGCCCGACATGGATGGTTTTAAGTTACTTGAGCATGTGGGGCTTGAGATGGACCTGCCTGTCATAA TGTTGTCTGCAAATGGTGATACGAAGCTTGTGATGAAAGGGATTACTCATGGTGCTTGTGATTATTTGCTGAAACCTGTTCGGATTGAGGAGCTGCAAAATATATGGCAACATGTAGTGAGGAGAAAGAAAAAAGACCGGTGTAATTCTGGCAGCAAAGAGAAGCCTCATCCAGACAGTGGTGAGGCTGCGGGGATAGGGAATGTTGATAACAATGGGAAGTTAAACAAAAAGCGGAAAGACCAGAATGAAGATGAGGACTACGAGCGTGACGAGAATGGCCATGATAACGAGGACCCATCAGCCCAAAAGAAACCTCGTGTTGTTTGGTCAGTGGAGTTGCATCGCAAATTTGTTGCAGCGGTTAATCAGTTGGGCATTGACA AGGCTGTACCTAAAAAGATCCTAGAATTGATGAATGTTGAAAAGCTTACCAGAGAAAATGTCGCCAGCCATCTGCAG AAATTTAGGCTTTACCTGAAAAGAATCAGCTGTGTGGCAAACCAACAAGCAAACATGGCGGCAGCCTTAGGCACTGCAGATTCTGCCTATTTACGGATGGGGTCTCTGAATGGACTTGGAAATTTCCATACATTGGCTGGATCTGATCAGCTTCACAATGCTGCCTTTAGATCTTTCCCACCTAGTGGGGTGCTTGGAAGATTGAACACACCTGCTGGGTTAGGCATACGTGGCCTTCCATCTCCAGGAACTATTCAATTAGGCCacgtgcaaaattcgggtaatcCCACTAATGATCTTAGCAAGTTGCAATCTTTCGTTCCTGGAAACCATAATACCAACATTCTACAAGGTATGCCAATGTCACTAGAACTTGATCGACTACAACATAACAAGAGTGTTGGCCACATAGGAGAGCTGCCGACTACCGATAGTACGACTGTTTTCCCTGGTTCTGGTAATTTAGTAGATGCAAGAATAACTGGATTTTCCAACAATCCACTTCTTGGTGTTACAAGCAACTCCTTGATGTTAGAAGGAAGCTCTCAGCAAGCCACTTCACATACTAGTGTTTCTGCAATAGGCTTCCAAAATGGGAATGCTTTATCCGACTTTACTTCCATAGCTCCTGCTTCCAACCAATTGCAGGATTCAAAAGCAGGCTCACAAGGCCAAGCATCCCCGATCAACTGTAATGCAGGGCAAATAATCAGAAGTGCTCCTCAAGAATGGAATGCCCCTAGAAAAGATGCCCCTTACCAATCACATGCTTCGATAAACTCTTCGATCCCTATTAACAGTGCCATGATTCAGTTGGGACAGTGCTTGGACCGAAATAACTCGATTTTCCACAAGACAACAGACTTGGATTCGGTTGGACCATTGAACTTTGTTGATCCCTTATCTATCAAGCACGGTGAAGGTGACAACTCCATTATGGAGCCATCAGTTATCGAAAAGGAAGGGTATCTTATGTTCCAACCACGGCCACATGGAAGTCATGTTCCTGATAACATCGGCTCCTTGGAAGATCTGGCAAGTGCAATGATGAAACAG GCGGATGCAACGGTTATTCTCTAA
- the LOC107893462 gene encoding two-component response regulator ARR12 isoform X1 — MTVEQIGSEGKDQFPIGMRVLAVDDDPTCLLLLGTLLRRCQYHVTTTSQAKTALKMLRENKNKFDLVISDVHMPDMDGFKLLEHVGLEMDLPVIMLSANGDTKLVMKGITHGACDYLLKPVRIEELQNIWQHVVRRKKKDRCNSGSKEKPHPDSGEAAGIGNVDNNGKLNKKRKDQNEDEDYERDENGHDNEDPSAQKKPRVVWSVELHRKFVAAVNQLGIDKAVPKKILELMNVEKLTRENVASHLQKFRLYLKRISCVANQQANMAAALGTADSAYLRMGSLNGLGNFHTLAGSDQLHNAAFRSFPPSGVLGRLNTPAGLGIRGLPSPGTIQLGHVQNSGNPTNDLSKLQSFVPGNHNTNILQGMPMSLELDRLQHNKSVGHIGELPTTDSTTVFPGSGNLVDARITGFSNNPLLGVTSNSLMLEGSSQQATSHTSVSAIGFQNGNALSDFTSIAPASNQLQDSKAGSQGQASPINCNAGQIIRSAPQEWNAPRKDAPYQSHASINSSIPINSAMIQLGQCLDRNNSIFHKTTDLDSVGPLNFVDPLSIKHGEGDNSIMEPSVIEKEGYLMFQPRPHGSHVPDNIGSLEDLASAMMKQEGGCNGYSLRTSI; from the exons atgacGGTAGAGCAGATAGGCAGTGAAGGCAAGGATCAGTTTCCAATTGGCATGCGAGTTTTGGCCGTTGACGATGACCCGACTTGCCTTTTACTGCTCGGAACTCTTCTTCGTCGATGCCAGTACCATG TTACCACAACAAGCCAAGCTAAAACAGCATTGAAGATGTTAAGAGAAAACAAGAACAAGTTTGACTTGGTTATCAGCGATGTTCACATGCCCGACATGGATGGTTTTAAGTTACTTGAGCATGTGGGGCTTGAGATGGACCTGCCTGTCATAA TGTTGTCTGCAAATGGTGATACGAAGCTTGTGATGAAAGGGATTACTCATGGTGCTTGTGATTATTTGCTGAAACCTGTTCGGATTGAGGAGCTGCAAAATATATGGCAACATGTAGTGAGGAGAAAGAAAAAAGACCGGTGTAATTCTGGCAGCAAAGAGAAGCCTCATCCAGACAGTGGTGAGGCTGCGGGGATAGGGAATGTTGATAACAATGGGAAGTTAAACAAAAAGCGGAAAGACCAGAATGAAGATGAGGACTACGAGCGTGACGAGAATGGCCATGATAACGAGGACCCATCAGCCCAAAAGAAACCTCGTGTTGTTTGGTCAGTGGAGTTGCATCGCAAATTTGTTGCAGCGGTTAATCAGTTGGGCATTGACA AGGCTGTACCTAAAAAGATCCTAGAATTGATGAATGTTGAAAAGCTTACCAGAGAAAATGTCGCCAGCCATCTGCAG AAATTTAGGCTTTACCTGAAAAGAATCAGCTGTGTGGCAAACCAACAAGCAAACATGGCGGCAGCCTTAGGCACTGCAGATTCTGCCTATTTACGGATGGGGTCTCTGAATGGACTTGGAAATTTCCATACATTGGCTGGATCTGATCAGCTTCACAATGCTGCCTTTAGATCTTTCCCACCTAGTGGGGTGCTTGGAAGATTGAACACACCTGCTGGGTTAGGCATACGTGGCCTTCCATCTCCAGGAACTATTCAATTAGGCCacgtgcaaaattcgggtaatcCCACTAATGATCTTAGCAAGTTGCAATCTTTCGTTCCTGGAAACCATAATACCAACATTCTACAAGGTATGCCAATGTCACTAGAACTTGATCGACTACAACATAACAAGAGTGTTGGCCACATAGGAGAGCTGCCGACTACCGATAGTACGACTGTTTTCCCTGGTTCTGGTAATTTAGTAGATGCAAGAATAACTGGATTTTCCAACAATCCACTTCTTGGTGTTACAAGCAACTCCTTGATGTTAGAAGGAAGCTCTCAGCAAGCCACTTCACATACTAGTGTTTCTGCAATAGGCTTCCAAAATGGGAATGCTTTATCCGACTTTACTTCCATAGCTCCTGCTTCCAACCAATTGCAGGATTCAAAAGCAGGCTCACAAGGCCAAGCATCCCCGATCAACTGTAATGCAGGGCAAATAATCAGAAGTGCTCCTCAAGAATGGAATGCCCCTAGAAAAGATGCCCCTTACCAATCACATGCTTCGATAAACTCTTCGATCCCTATTAACAGTGCCATGATTCAGTTGGGACAGTGCTTGGACCGAAATAACTCGATTTTCCACAAGACAACAGACTTGGATTCGGTTGGACCATTGAACTTTGTTGATCCCTTATCTATCAAGCACGGTGAAGGTGACAACTCCATTATGGAGCCATCAGTTATCGAAAAGGAAGGGTATCTTATGTTCCAACCACGGCCACATGGAAGTCATGTTCCTGATAACATCGGCTCCTTGGAAGATCTGGCAAGTGCAATGATGAAACAG GAAGGCGGATGCAACGGTTATTCTCTAAGGACTTCCATATGA